GATAACGCTCATGACCATCGACAATTAGCGGTGTCAAAGACATAGACTCGACACCGATGGCTACACCAAGCTCGATACGTCCGGCAACGATTTCGGAGTAAATTTGGTACAGTGCATTCATGCCGCTAGCGCACTGTTGTTGCACGGTAAAGCAATCGATGCTCTCCGGCAAACCAGCCATTTGAGTCGCCACCCGAGCAATATTGGGGGCAAAATAACTTTGCACAGCCTGACCACAAACAACCTTGTCAATCTGACTGAGGTGTTTGATTTTGGCTTTAGCCACAGCACATTTTAAGACATGGGCAGCCATCTCGGCCGCATCCACTGTGTGCAGCATACCGCCTGTTTTACCAATGGCAGTGCGACTGGTTGCGACCAGGACTACCTCATTACCATTTTCGGTATTTTGAGTGTTCATAACATTCTCCTGTTATTTAAAATTGCTAAACAGACGGACAAAAACCCGTCCAATTGAGGACCACAAACTCATGACAAAGCTGACAATTAAGCCAGCGCCAAGGATCCAGCAGACAAAGCAAGCTGATAGCAAAGCAGCACTAATGAGCATGCTGAGCCAGATCCACACACAGGCGATCTCGCTAAACAGTTCCCATGTTAAGGGCTCTGATCCTGAGGATTCAAGACCCACTTTTAAGATCAGCGCAAAGACAGCAAAGCCCGCGCTGAACATCACTACCGGTGGTGCCCAGAACAGTGCTATGCACATTACAATACTGGCGACAAAAGCGGCCGCTAGTGTCAATACAAAATTTTCACGGTTCATTTGAATATTCCAGATTTAAAATCAATTTGTTAAAAGGGAAAGGCCACCAGCGAAGTGTTATGCAAGCGGTGGGCCAATTTGCCAGAGACAAAGCACTGCCAGGCAGCACTCTCAGGCAGACGTTGAAGCAGTCCTTCGGGATGCCAGTCTAGTGTTGCAGCGATGGAGCGGACAGCAGCACAATGTTTTTGTGCTAAATACTCTTTGTCGATAGTGTTGCAGACACGAGCCAATAGCAAGCGTATCAGTCCTATCTTAAAAAGCCTGTCCTGATTTGTGTCCTGTACACCAGGTGTAAATGAGTCGCCTGCCAATTCGTTTAGCTCAACCTTGAGCAAATTCTCGAGCGCACCCAGCCTCTGTACCATTTCTCCCCAGCAAGGCACCTGCGACATGTACTCCTCAAGTTGAGGAGTATCTTTGTGAGTATTGCAATAGCCTCGCAAAACGCGCAACTTCATCGCATAATGCAAAGCATCGAGCAAAGGCTGCCAGGGCTTAATTGTTGTATCTCTATTGGTATCGGCAGCAATTGCATGACTCAATCTCGCGCTATACCAGATAGCCAATCGCAAGACTATCTGCTTTACTTGACTGAGCATGTCAGCTTCGGTGGCAACATTGAGTGCAGTCAAAAGTATTTTTTCGCAGGCATTGTTGCCTCCATTTTGACCCACAGCACCGGCCAATTGGAGCAGCACATCTACATCTTGCTCAGCACTCTGTGCTGATTCCATGGCTATCACAGGACCACCTGTAAAAACCAAACTGTTACTAACAGTGAGTTGTTGCATAGTAAATTCCAGGTTTAAAAATTAGTGTTCATGCTTATGATGCATGTCCGGGTAATGGACGTGGTCATGCACAACAGGCTCATGCCTGTGCCAGTGACTGTGCGCCCCCTTACCGACCTCAAAATCATGCTCATGGTTATGGTGCAAGTCATGCACATGTCTGTGCTCATGCTCTACCAACTTATGACTGTGCTCATGACTGTGACTCTCGCTGAGATGCAGATAAAGACCCAGCGCCATCAAAAGACCAGAGGCAAGTATCGTGCCAGTAATAACCTCATGCAATAAGACTATCGAGAGTCCAGCCGAGACAAAAGGTGCCATGGCAAAGTACGCGCCGGTGCGCGCTGTGCCCAGATGTCTCAAAGCCAGGACAAAGAGCATTAGACTGACGCCATAGCCAAGGCAACCAACCACTAGAGCCAACGCCAGCTCCCAGGACCCGGGTAATGGCTGCTGCAAAGTAAGGGCAATAGTAAAATTGACAAGACCGGCCACAAGCCCTTTGATACAAGTAATCTGCGCGGGACTGGACCCAGCAATCTTACCTGTACAATTATTGTCTATTGCCCAGCCCAGACAAGCTGCCACAATCGGTATAACACCAGGATTAATAGCGATAGTCTGACCAAATTGCACAGACAAAAGCACACTACCAGCAATTATGGCGCTAAAGCCAAGAGCTATGCGGCGGTCAAAGTTTTCGCCAAAGACAAACCAGGCGATAAGGGCGGTAAATACTCCCTCTAGATTGAGGAAGAGAGATGCA
The sequence above is a segment of the Candidatus Obscuribacter sp. genome. Coding sequences within it:
- a CDS encoding EamA family transporter; this encodes MENKPAKAPIRGVIYALAAALLFGMTTPLAKALLEHVAPLMLSSLFYLGASMGLGLYLLVGLCSSKTNKGEASLKRADLPWLCGATVCGGILAPVLLMTGLAVAPATSASLFLNLEGVFTALIAWFVFGENFDRRIALGFSAIIAGSVLLSVQFGQTIAINPGVIPIVAACLGWAIDNNCTGKIAGSSPAQITCIKGLVAGLVNFTIALTLQQPLPGSWELALALVVGCLGYGVSLMLFVLALRHLGTARTGAYFAMAPFVSAGLSIVLLHEVITGTILASGLLMALGLYLHLSESHSHEHSHKLVEHEHRHVHDLHHNHEHDFEVGKGAHSHWHRHEPVVHDHVHYPDMHHKHEH